From a region of the Candidatus Omnitrophota bacterium genome:
- a CDS encoding AEC family transporter: protein MGNMFSSTFFISFFAIVEVLIPALIGFLSIKAGIVKAQLVDYLSELVINITLPLMIFTHIIEEFSFSTLGYWWIFPLVSLGMIVTSYFLAEIVVKITKYNRNQLEFKTLVSFQNSGYLPLALVSALLKKEEASLVMLYIIFFLMGFNLVIWSWGVYAFREKIEEKFSWMRLFSPPFLAVLFSLVLLPVKRIIPQIFLNPFRILGNTTVPLGMFIVGASLANCKFGVKLEKEVFITVFLRLIVIPFFCLCFLYFLKIPPLISFTILLESTMPSATSLVVIANVYGGNREYISQSIFLSHLISLVTIPLFLSLFNIFFKVLP, encoded by the coding sequence TCCTGCCTTGATTGGTTTCTTGAGTATTAAAGCCGGAATAGTTAAAGCTCAATTGGTTGATTATTTAAGCGAGTTAGTTATCAACATTACTCTTCCTTTAATGATTTTTACCCATATTATTGAGGAGTTCAGCTTTTCGACTTTAGGATATTGGTGGATTTTTCCTTTGGTTTCCTTGGGGATGATTGTTACTAGCTATTTTTTAGCGGAAATAGTAGTAAAAATAACTAAATATAACAGGAATCAGCTGGAGTTTAAAACTTTGGTAAGTTTTCAGAACTCAGGTTATCTCCCTCTGGCTCTAGTTTCTGCTTTGTTAAAAAAGGAAGAAGCAAGCCTCGTAATGCTCTATATTATCTTTTTTCTCATGGGATTTAACTTAGTTATCTGGTCATGGGGAGTTTATGCATTTAGAGAAAAGATAGAGGAAAAATTTTCCTGGATGCGTTTATTCAGCCCACCTTTTTTGGCAGTATTGTTTTCTTTAGTTTTATTACCTGTTAAGAGGATTATTCCCCAAATTTTCTTAAATCCATTTAGAATTCTGGGAAATACGACTGTTCCCTTGGGGATGTTTATCGTAGGGGCGTCCTTAGCCAATTGTAAATTTGGGGTTAAATTGGAAAAAGAAGTCTTTATAACAGTCTTTCTAAGGTTAATAGTTATTCCCTTTTTCTGCTTATGTTTTTTATATTTTCTGAAAATCCCCCCTCTTATATCTTTTACCATTTTATTAGAGTCAACCATGCCTTCGGCGACTTCTCTGGTAGTTATTGCGAATGTTTATGGGGGCAATCGCGAGTATATCTCACAAAGTATATTTCTTAGCCACCTCATTAGTCTCGTCACTATTCCGCTATTTCTATCTCTGTTTAATATTTTTTTTAAGGTCTTGCCATAA